The nucleotide window TTGCCCTGTGCGACGGGCACTACGGATCCGCCAATTCTGACTTCGCGGGAGTTCCCCACTTCGCGAGCTCGCAATAAAACCAGGGAAGGTCGATTGATTTCGTATCCTTGCTCAATCCGCAGAAACAGATCCGTGGCGGAAAAGAATCGATGCTCCAGAAGGTAGTGGCCAAGAAAGGCAGCTGCATTTCCCGTTGCTGGATCTTCACGCACACCATGAGCAACGAAGAAGAACCTGGCGCACAGATCATTCTCAGGGTGATGTGTTTCCGTACAAAACAAATACACCAGAGGCGAAAACCCTTCGCCGGCTAGAGGCGCAAATGCCTCAAGGTCGAGTCTGCTCTTTTTGAGTGCTTCAAGATTGCGCAAAGGAACGAGAATCGCTGAAACGCCGGCAGAGAATTGCTGAATGGGTGTCTTGGTTTCAACGTCGGATGGTGCGAGTTGTAGGGCTTCTGCAATCCGGCCGGGAGCACAAGTTGGGCCAAGCTCAACTGGCGGCGAATCAAACCATGCAACGTCTCGACCATCAGCAACGGGCTCGAATGTGACTGAAACCTGGCCAACAGCGAGATTCAGGCGAACTGGACGGGATTTATCAGACACGATGTGATCCCGAATAA belongs to bacterium and includes:
- a CDS encoding PhzF family phenazine biosynthesis protein translates to MSHSLHIVDVFAEKPLTGNQLAVVFDADDLSDQAMGRIAQEMNFSDTTFVGSVPEPDGAYRVRIFTPSKEIAFAGHPILGTASIIRDHIVSDKSRPVRLNLAVGQVSVTFEPVADGRDVAWFDSPPVELGPTCAPGRIAEALQLAPSDVETKTPIQQFSAGVSAILVPLRNLEALKKSRLDLEAFAPLAGEGFSPLVYLFCTETHHPENDLCARFFFVAHGVREDPATGNAAAFLGHYLLEHRFFSATDLFLRIEQGYEINRPSLVLLRAREVGNSREVRIGGSVVPVAQGKLL